A section of the Bombus terrestris chromosome 2, iyBomTerr1.2, whole genome shotgun sequence genome encodes:
- the LOC105666461 gene encoding uncharacterized protein LOC105666461: MKEEEIVTDVQDSKHSKTILGSTSICHNFRLNHISQVAKKHISLPKNIKNPFGKNQKNIVHRTLKNSFGQSHSKKADTQISHTTLVDIQVEDCRQYAIGEKSLSSFSNIPNDNNKSISDCKSIQSQFKIERKSPINQFKYSSIESVLDSECTKNNKKHCCTKILSKDVIVKGKRSEEHESQAHNEKSAESTKKFSWSSKSSKFASKSFEKTCKDKGKSQDSMEKKLRAKRILSSPLRKFGRSSLTIEPDKIMINLPKCSPCACRLAASSKILSNDSSLLSRFTANHESPHHAVRSKSPSHINVQIDISSKTSERTSMQTNLLPNVKQFKKSRYTPRSRSVGELCNIVNK; this comes from the coding sequence ATGAAAGAAGAGGAAATAGTAACAGATGTTCAAGATAGCAAACACAGTAAAACGATATTAGGGAGTACCTCTATTTGCCACAACTTTCGGTTGAATCATATTAGTCAAGTTGCAAAAAAGCATATTTCTTtgccaaaaaatataaaaaatccaTTTGGTAAAAATCAAAAGAATATTGTCCACAGGactttgaaaaattcatttggTCAAAGTCATAGTAAGAAAGCTGATACACAAATATCTCATACGACTTTAGTTGACATACAGGTTGAAGACTGCCGGCAATACGCGATCGGAGAAAAGTCACTGTCGTCATTTTCCAATATtcctaatgataataataaaagtatttcaGACTGTAAAAGTATTCAAAGTCAGTTCAAAATAGAGAGGAAATCTCCTATAAATCAATTCAAATATAGTAGTATAGAATCCGTTTTGGATTCAGAATGTACGAAGAATAATAAGAAACATTGTTGTACTAAAATTTTAAGTAAAGACGTAATTGTAAAAGGTAAGAGATCCGAAGAGCATGAATCACAAGCTCATAATGAAAAATCAGCAGAATCTACGAAAAAGTTTTCGTGGAGTAGTAAGAGTAGTAAATTTGCAAGTAAAAGTTTCGAAAAAACATGTAAAGATAAAGGAAAAAGCCAAGATTCAATGGAAAAGAAACTGAGAGCTAAAAGAATTCTTTCCAGCCCGTTAAGAAAATTTGGTCGGTCGTCTTTGACAATCGAGCCAGataaaattatgataaactTACCAAAGTGTTCTCCTTGTGCTTGCAGGTTGGCTGCAAGCTCAAAGATTTTATCCAATGATTCCAGTTTACTTTCCCGATTCACTGCGAATCACGAGAGTCCTCACCACGCTGTACGTTCGAAGAGTCCATCGCATATAAACGTACAGATCGACATTAGTTCGAAGACTTCAGAAAGAACATCAATGCAGACTAATTTGTTACCAAatgtaaaacaatttaaaaaatcacgGTATACACCTCGAAGCAGAAGCGTCGGTGAGTTGTGCAACATTGTCAACAAGTGA
- the LOC100647450 gene encoding alpha/beta hydrolase domain-containing protein 17B — protein sequence MNGLSFSELCCLFCCPPCPSRIAAKLAFLPPEPTYAFIEDEGSKVTISLSERAEWQYTEREKESVEGFYARTSRGNRIACLFVRCSATARFTILYSHGNAVDLGQMSSFYLGLGSRINCNIFSYDYSGYGVSGGKPSEKNLYADIDAAWHALRTRYGISPENIILYGQSIGTVPTVDLAARYEVGAVVLHSPLMSGMRVAFPNTKRTWFFDAFPSIDKVPKVTSPVLVIHGTEDDVINFSHGLAIYERCPRAVEPLWVEGAGHNDVELYDQYLERLKQFVSVELIN from the exons ATGAACGGGTTAAGTTTTAGTGAATTGTGTTGCTTGTTTTGCTGTCCACCTTGCCCGTCCAGGATCGCTGCGAAATTAGCGTTTCTACCTCCTGAGCCTACTTATGCGTTTATTGAGGACGAAGGTTCCAAGGTTACAATTTCTCTGTCTGAAAGAGCAGAATGGCAATATacagaaagggagaaagagtcGGTGGAAGGTTTCTATGCAAGAACGTCACGAGGAAATCGAATTGCCTGTTTGTTTGTACGATGTTCGGCTACTGCACGTTTTACCATACTATATTCCCATGGAAATGCAGTCGATCTCGGACAGATGTCTAGCTTTTATTTGGGGCTCGGGTCtagaataaattgtaatatattcAGTTACGATTATTCGGGTTATGGAGTTTCTGGTGGCAAACCGTCGGAAAAGAATCTTTATGCGGACATAGATGCTGCGTGGCACGCTCTTAGAACACGTTACGGTATTAGCCCCGAAAACATTATCCTATATGGTCAAAGCATCGGGACTGTACCCACGGTCGATCTGGCCGCGCGATACGAGGTTGGCGCAGTTGTTCTGCATTCACCTCTAATGTCGGGAATGCGAGTTGCTTTCCCTAACACCAAAAGAACTTGGTTCTTTGACGCCTTCCCTAG tATAGACAAAGTACCCAAGGTGACATCTCCTGTTTTGGTAATTCATGGAACCGAAGATGATGTAATAAATTTTAGTCATGGTTTGGCAATTTACGAGAGGTGTCCAAGAGCAGTAGAGCCATTATGGGTCGAG GGTGCTGGCCATAATGATGTAGAGTTGTACGATCAATACTTAGAGCGATTGAAACAATTTGTAAGCGTGGAACTGATAAACTGA
- the LOC100647211 gene encoding methylosome subunit pICln has product MVVLSNFLAPQEGIRHEELNTTVYINDREVGKGTLYITESLLSWVNYDTQQGFSLEYPHISLHAISRDEQAHPRQCLYVMVDAKVDLPDVALPPASDSGSDNEFEDADTPITEMRFAPDNTNNLETMFQAMNQCQALHPDPQDSFSDAEEDIYEDAEEDDFEQYDVGAGDAPYILPTEQIGSSHNGTEVDDAMDIEAGQFEDAEEDL; this is encoded by the exons ATGGTAGTGCTTAGCAATTTTCTTGCACCACAGGAGGGAATACGCCATGAAGAACTAAATACTACCGTATATATTAATGATAGGGAAGTAGGAAAAGGAACTCTGTATATCACAGAGAG CTTACTTTCTTGGGTGAATTATGATACACAACAGGGATTTTCACTTGAATACCCTCATATATCTTTACATGCCATATCACGAGATGAACAAGCACACCCAAGACAATGTTTATATGTTATGGTCGATGCAAAAGTAGATCTTCCAG aTGTAGCATTGCCACCAGCTTCAGATAGTGGTTCGGATAATGAATTTGAAGATGCGGATACACCTATTACAGAAATGCGATTTGCCCCTgacaatacaaataatttggAGACAATGTTTCAAGCAATGAACCAATGTCAAGCTCTCCATCCTGATCCACAAGATAGTTTTTCTGATG CTGAAGAAGATATTTATGAAGATGCAGAGGAAGATGATTTTGAACAGTACGATGTTGGTGCTGGTGATGCTCCCTACATTTTACCAACag AACAAATAGGGTCAAGTCACAATGGTACAGAAGTAGATGATGCTATGGACATAGAAGCAGGTCAATTTGAAGATGCAGAAGAAGATCTATAA
- the LOC100647328 gene encoding homer protein homolog 2 isoform X2, translated as MTSGKETMGEQPIFTCKGHVFHIDPKTKRSWVSASTAAVSISFFYDSTRSLYRIISVEGTKAVINSTITPNMTFTKTSQKFGQWSDVRANTIYGLGFSSEVELGKFIEKFHEVKEATKLASAKLQSNSSSVTPATSANVSPITSRSSMPSSEQDLIDPPNSSMINSNISSSNNPNPNANMISTQNSVSLSTESPQHQGKSSQLSSTPGGQSAEMQLKYENDRLKLALAQSSANAKKWEVELTTLKTNNARLTSALQESTANVDEWKRQLQLYKEDNARIKAKYADLEAGKIAEGNSEALRLRVEALESELRTKNEEIKALTIATKNKDFVALQKENAELREMLRVVHEQLELALSANKVQKQNLDTLNARLAGYIQDLVTVHREITNTLQS; from the exons ATGACATCGGGAAAAGAAACAATGGG TGAACAACCAATTTTCACATGTAAAGGGCATGTGTTTCATATTGATCCTAAGACAAAAAGATCTTGGGTATCAGCATCTACAGCAGCAGTgtctatttcatttttttatgaCTCCACAAGGAGTCTATACAGAATAATTTCTGTTGAAGGAACAAAG gcAGTAATAAACAGTACTATTACTCCAAATATGACCTTCACAAAAACATCACAAAAATTTGGGCAATGGTCAGATGTTAGAGCTAATACTATATATGGTCTTGGCTTTTCATCTGAAGTAGAATTAGGAAAG TTCATAGAGAAGTTTCATGAAGTGAAGGAAGCCACTAAATTAGCTAGTGCTAAATTACAATCAAACAGCTCATCCGTTACTCCTGCTACTAGTGCAAATGTTAGCCCGATTACATCACGGTCGAGTATGCCATCGTCAGAACAAGATCTTATAGACCCGCCAAATTCATCGATGATTAATTCCAATATATCATCATCGAATAATCCCAATCCAAATGCCAACATGATCTCCACTCAAAACAGTGTGTCTTTG AGTACAGAAAGTCCACAACATCAAGGGAAATCATCGCAACTTAGTTCGACGCCAGGTGGACAATCAGCTGAAATGCAACTTAAGTATGAGAATGATAGGCTGAAACTTGCATTAGCACAAAGCTCTGCAAATGCTAAGAAATGGGAG GTTGAATTGACTACATTGAAAACAAATAATGCCAGATTAACGAGCGCGCTACAGGAATCCACAGCCAATGTCGATGAATGGAAAAGacaattacaattatataaagAGGACAATGCAAGGATCAAAGCCAAATATGCAGATCTCGAAGCTGGAAAAATAGCAGAAGGCAATAGTGAAGCATTAAGGTTGAGAGTTGAAGCATTAGAAAGTGAACTTAGaacaaaaaatgaagaaatcaaAGCTCTTACTATAGCTacaaaaaataaagattttgtA GCTTTACAGAAAGAAAATGCAGAACTTCGTGAAATGTTAAGGGTTGTTCATGAACAATTAGAGCTTGCATTAAGTGCAAATAAAGTCCAAAAACAGAATTTGGATACACTGAATGCCAGATTAGCTGGATATATACAAGATTTGGTAACTGTACATCGAGAAATTACAAATACATTGCAATCTTAA
- the LOC100647091 gene encoding regulator of nonsense transcripts 2, with the protein MSEVEETVPEATEATVEQDAVSEEDKQYLTDYIKETEQRLNAKEELRAANLNPNRPPETYFSKLDSTLKRNTTFVKKLKNFSSTQLDTVLKDMTHLNLTKYVSEVATALVDAKLKMTDVAPAIKVCSFLHQTYAEFSTHFFENWQRILSLKVVDKIANPSKLRVDLRFYAELVNAGIFTHKQGLPLLGSALTVLINMDKEEHNNASIILSFCKHCGEDYAGLVSKRVREISEKLGITIPKSKLLSPDKQQNVRLLLRDYYNSLCKHLLKEHKDLQAFEKQNRKILQTRGELSSERKEKLESLQVSYDRLLNNVQSFSDTLDEPMPELPVNSEMKAEAEESLKMISEGEENSILEDMWGDEETRRFYEVLPDLTVFLPGSYLKEVPKQDAPISEEALDEEITFDELEETEKVDEPEAEVEEPQVSNISNKILLDAFITHLPNCVNRELIDNAAVHFLMNLNTKHNKKKLVKALFGVSRIRLDLLPFYSRLAAILYPVMPDVGNDLCSMLKHDFKYHVRKKDQINIESKVKVVRYIGELVKFKLYSKIEALYCLKVLLHDFTHHHIEMACNLLETCGRYLFCSPDSHQRTKVYLEQMMRKKAVTALDSRYVTIIENAYYYVNPPESTGGVSKKDRPPIHEFIRKLLYQDLSKTNTDKVLKWMRKLDWEDESVSSYAIKCLTAAYNVKYLNIRCVGSLLAGLVAHYETIGPHVVDGVLEDIRLCMEINLPKFNQRRIAMVKYLGELYNYRMVESGDIFRTLYLLITFGVSMDHSIPSILDPPDHLFRIRLVCTLLETCGQYFSGGSSKKKLDYFLIFFQNYYWFKYTDPIWTPENPFPVGIDYMYRDTLTMLRPKMQLFQSYKEAQCAVEELRNTLYPTLGNPIAEDGIERTDVEPDMGVIAEGDEDIAVTSGNGSGDAKGVADLHFEESEDCSEAQSEEDWTADAERDYTMGTQENTQGDQSLSEGGTDGVIMDVTELNAALPAGPRRVSCPEDDDFLSALDKMVSDNIQDRMRDSVKPQQVDISVPLHVKSTKKTYEQLQERPSDNSTVDFVLMLRKGNKQQYKNLAVPVSSELAMNLRNREQEQKEEKERVKRLTLNITERQEEEDYQETINQSTRPVTVNLNRERRQKYNHPKGAPDADLIFGPKKIR; encoded by the coding sequence ATGTCAGAAGTTGAAGAAACGGTACCAGAAGCCACAGAAGCAACTGTAGAACAAGATGCTGTATCTGAGGAAGATAAACAATATTTGACTGattatataaaagaaacagAACAGCGACTAAATGCAAAAGAAGAACTTCGAGCAGCTAATTTAAATCCTAATAGACCACCAGAAACATATTTTAGCAAATTAGATTCAACGCTGAAAAGAAATACTACGTttgttaagaaattaaaaaattttagtaGCACACAATTAGATACAGTTCTAAAGGATATGACACATttaaatttgacaaaatatGTAAGTGAAGTTGCTACTGCTTTGGTGGATGCTAAATTAAAAATGACAGATGTCGCACCTGCTATTAAGGTATGCAGCTTCTTGCATCAAACATACGCAGAATTCTCAACTCATTTTTTTGAGAATTGGCAAAGAATTTTATCTCTAAAGGTTGTAGACAAAATTGCAAATCCAAGCAAACTTAGAGTCGATCTTCGATTTTATGCTGAACTGGTGAATGCAGGGATTTTCACACATAAGCAAGGATTACCTCTGCTTGGTTCTGCATTAACAGTTTTAATTAATATGGATAAAGAAGAACATAACAATGCAAGCATCATATTAAGCTTCTGCAAACATTGTGGTGAAGATTATGCAGGTCTTGTATCTAAAAGAGTAAGAGAAATATCCGAAAAGTTGGGTATAACTATACCTAAAAGCAAATTACTTTCTCCTGATAAACAACAAAATGTGAGATTATTGTTACGAGATTACTACAATTCATTATGTaaacatttattaaaagaaCATAAGGATCTTCAAGCTTTTGAGAAACAAAATCGAAAGATTTTACAAACCAGAGGCGAACTGAGctcagaaagaaaagaaaaacttgAGAGTCTTCAAGTATCCTATGATCGTTTACTTAATAATGTGCAAAGCTTTTCTGATACTTTAGATGAACCTATGCCAGAACTTCCTGTAAATAGTGAGATGAAAGCAGAAGCAGAAGAATCATTGAAAATGATTAGCGAAGGAGAAGAAAATAGTATTTTAGAAGATATGTGGGGAGATGAAGAAACCAGACGATTTTATGAAGTTTTGCCAGACTTAACAGTATTCCTTCCAGGATCATATTTGAAAGAAGTACCTAAACAAGATGCTCCAATAAGCGAAGAAGCTTTAGATGAGGAAATAACATTTGATGAACTAGAAGAAACTGAAAAAGTAGATGAACCTGAGGCAGAAGTGGAAGAACCACAAGTTTCGaatataagtaataaaatacTTCTAGATGCATTTATAACGCATTTACCAAATTGCGTAAATCGTGAATTAATTGACAATGCGGCAGTACACTTCTTAATGAATCTCAACACGAAACATAACAAGAAAAAGCTAGTGAAAGCATTGTTTGGTGTTTCTAGAATTCGTTTAGATCTACTGCCATTCTATTCACGATTGGCAGCTATTCTTTATCCTGTTATGCCTGATGTTGGCAATGATTTATGTTCAATGTTAAAACATGACTTTAAATATCATGTACGAAAAAAGGATCAAATTAATATAGAATCAAAAGTAAAAGTTGTTAGATACATTGGTGAACTTGTTAAATTTAAACTTTATTCAAAGATAGAAGCATTATATTGCTTGAAAGTTTTGTTACACGACTTTACACATCATCATATTGAAATGGCTTGTAATTTGTTGGAAACATGTGGAAGATACCTATTTTGTTCACCAGACTCACATCAAAGGACAAAGGTATATTTAGAACAAATGATGCGTAAGAAGGCAGTCACTGCATTAGATTCACGTTATGTAACAATAATTGAAAATGcatattattatgtaaatccACCAGAATCTACTGGGGGTGTATCAAAGAAAGACAGACCACCTATTCATGAatttataaggaaattattaTACCAAGATCTCTCAAAAACAAATACAGATAAAGTTCTCAAATGGATGCGTAAACTAGATTGGGAAGATGAAAGTGTATCATCCTATGCTATTAAATGCCTCACTGCTGCATACaatgttaaatatttgaacattcgATGTGTAGGAAGTTTATTAGCTGGACTTGTTGCACATTACGAAACTATAGGTCCTCACGTAGTAGATGGTGTGTTGGAAGACATAAGACTATGCATGGAAATTAATTTACCAAAATTTAATCAACGACGTATTGCTATGGTTAAATATCTCGGAGAATTGTATAACTATCGTATGGTAGAAAGTGGAGATATTTTCCGAACGTTGTATCTTTTGATTACATTTGGAGTCAGTATGGATCACTCCATACCAAGTATTTTAGATCCACCTGACCACCTTTTTAGAATTCGATTAGTCTGTACATTATTGGAAACTTGTGGACAGTACTTTAGTGGTGGTTCTAGCAAGAAAAAACTCgattactttttaatatttttccaaaattattattggttCAAATATACAGATCCTATTTGGACTCCAGAAAATCCATTTCCAGTGGGCATAGATTATATGTATCGTGATACATTAACAATGTTGAGACCAAAAATGCAATTGTTTCAAAGTTATAAGGAAGCACAATGTGCTGTGGAAGAATTGCGAAATACATTATATCCCACTCTTGGAAATCCTATTGCAGAGGATGGTATTGAACGTACTGATGTAGAACCTGATATGGGTGTAATTGCTGAAGGAGATGAAGATATAGCTGTAACATCTGGAAATGGTAGTGGAGATGCAAAAGGTGTGGCTGATTTGCATTTTGAAGAATCTGAAGATTGTTCTGAAGCACAATCAGAAGAAGATTGGACTGCTGATGCAGAAAGAGATTACACTATGGGTACACAAGAAAATACCCAAGGAGATCAAAGTCTTTCAGAAGGTGGTACTGATGGTGTTATTATGGATGTTACAGAATTAAATGCAGCATTACCGGCTGGCCCTAGAAGAGTAAGTTGTCCTGAAGATGATGACTTCTTGTCTGCTCTTGATAAGATGGTTTCAGATAATATACAAGATAGAATGCGAGATTCAGTGAAACCGCAACAAGTGGATATTTCAGTTCCTTTGCATGTAAAAAGTACTAAAAAAACATACGAGCAACTACAAGAAAGACCTTCTGATAATAGTACAGTCGATTTTGTACTTATGTTAAGGAAAGGTAACAAGCAACAATACAAGAATTTAGCAGTTCCTGTGTCATCAGAATTAGCAATGAATCTTCGAAATAGAGAACAGGaacagaaagaagagaaagaacgagTTAAAAGATTGACACTGAATATTACAGaaagacaagaagaagaagattatCAAGAAACAATTAACCAGAGTACCAGGCCAGTGACAGTAAATTTAAATAGAGAGCGACGACAAAAATATAATCATCCTAAAGGTGCACCAGATGCAGATCTTATATTTGGCCCCAAAAAGATACGGTAG
- the LOC100647328 gene encoding homer protein homolog 1 isoform X1: MTSGKETMGEQPIFTCKGHVFHIDPKTKRSWVSASTAAVSISFFYDSTRSLYRIISVEGTKAVINSTITPNMTFTKTSQKFGQWSDVRANTIYGLGFSSEVELGKFIEKFHEVKEATKLASAKLQSNSSSVTPATSANVSPITSRSSMPSSEQDLIDPPNSSMINSNISSSNNPNPNANMISTQNSVSLVSSSPLPGSCQNKVDDELKNAVHSRSQSVSQQSTESPQHQGKSSQLSSTPGGQSAEMQLKYENDRLKLALAQSSANAKKWEVELTTLKTNNARLTSALQESTANVDEWKRQLQLYKEDNARIKAKYADLEAGKIAEGNSEALRLRVEALESELRTKNEEIKALTIATKNKDFVALQKENAELREMLRVVHEQLELALSANKVQKQNLDTLNARLAGYIQDLVTVHREITNTLQS, translated from the exons ATGACATCGGGAAAAGAAACAATGGG TGAACAACCAATTTTCACATGTAAAGGGCATGTGTTTCATATTGATCCTAAGACAAAAAGATCTTGGGTATCAGCATCTACAGCAGCAGTgtctatttcatttttttatgaCTCCACAAGGAGTCTATACAGAATAATTTCTGTTGAAGGAACAAAG gcAGTAATAAACAGTACTATTACTCCAAATATGACCTTCACAAAAACATCACAAAAATTTGGGCAATGGTCAGATGTTAGAGCTAATACTATATATGGTCTTGGCTTTTCATCTGAAGTAGAATTAGGAAAG TTCATAGAGAAGTTTCATGAAGTGAAGGAAGCCACTAAATTAGCTAGTGCTAAATTACAATCAAACAGCTCATCCGTTACTCCTGCTACTAGTGCAAATGTTAGCCCGATTACATCACGGTCGAGTATGCCATCGTCAGAACAAGATCTTATAGACCCGCCAAATTCATCGATGATTAATTCCAATATATCATCATCGAATAATCCCAATCCAAATGCCAACATGATCTCCACTCAAAACAGTGTGTCTTTGGTAAGCAGCAGTCCCTTACCTGGTAGTTGTCAGAATAAAGTGGATGATGAATTGAAAAATGCAGTCCATTCAAGATCACAGAGTGTTTCTCAGCAGAGTACAGAAAGTCCACAACATCAAGGGAAATCATCGCAACTTAGTTCGACGCCAGGTGGACAATCAGCTGAAATGCAACTTAAGTATGAGAATGATAGGCTGAAACTTGCATTAGCACAAAGCTCTGCAAATGCTAAGAAATGGGAG GTTGAATTGACTACATTGAAAACAAATAATGCCAGATTAACGAGCGCGCTACAGGAATCCACAGCCAATGTCGATGAATGGAAAAGacaattacaattatataaagAGGACAATGCAAGGATCAAAGCCAAATATGCAGATCTCGAAGCTGGAAAAATAGCAGAAGGCAATAGTGAAGCATTAAGGTTGAGAGTTGAAGCATTAGAAAGTGAACTTAGaacaaaaaatgaagaaatcaaAGCTCTTACTATAGCTacaaaaaataaagattttgtA GCTTTACAGAAAGAAAATGCAGAACTTCGTGAAATGTTAAGGGTTGTTCATGAACAATTAGAGCTTGCATTAAGTGCAAATAAAGTCCAAAAACAGAATTTGGATACACTGAATGCCAGATTAGCTGGATATATACAAGATTTGGTAACTGTACATCGAGAAATTACAAATACATTGCAATCTTAA